In one window of Cellulophaga sp. HaHa_2_95 DNA:
- a CDS encoding amidohydrolase gives MKKTIIFSIVSLFCMSLLLAQKTKEDVLKKLDTKNEIYTDIAQSIWNYAEMGYQEEQSSALLQKTLKQEGFSIKKGVAEIPTAFIAEYGSGTPVIAILGEYDALPGLSQKATPKKESLGKDAGHACGHHLFGTASTAAAIAVKDWMKANAQKGTIRFYGCPAEEGGSGKVYMVREGLFNDVDVALHWHPGNHNAASAGAALANKSAKFRFYGVSAHAAASPEKGRSALDGVESMNAMVNMMREHIPQEARIHYVITDGGKAPNVVPDFAEVYYYVRHNKRDVVINLFERLTKAAEGAALGTGTTMDYEMIGGTHELLPNLSLQKVMHANLTTVGGFTYTPKEQLFADEITRTLGLQKTAMQKVTAIAPYATEAKAFGSTDVGDVSFAVPTAGLSTATWVPGTAAHSWQAVAAGGTSIGYKGMMTAAKTLALTAIDVFKNPALIIEAKAELEEKRGKDFKYIPLLGDRKPALNYRN, from the coding sequence ATGAAAAAAACCATAATATTTAGCATAGTTAGTCTTTTTTGTATGTCTTTACTTTTAGCGCAAAAAACCAAAGAAGATGTCTTAAAAAAATTAGACACAAAGAATGAAATCTATACGGATATTGCACAGAGCATCTGGAATTATGCCGAAATGGGGTACCAAGAAGAACAGAGCAGTGCTTTGCTCCAAAAGACTTTGAAGCAAGAAGGGTTCTCTATAAAAAAAGGCGTTGCGGAAATCCCTACAGCCTTTATAGCTGAATATGGTAGTGGTACGCCCGTAATTGCTATTCTTGGTGAGTATGATGCATTACCAGGACTTTCCCAAAAAGCAACTCCTAAAAAGGAATCTCTCGGTAAAGATGCGGGGCATGCTTGCGGCCACCACTTGTTTGGCACAGCATCTACCGCTGCTGCAATAGCTGTAAAAGATTGGATGAAGGCTAATGCGCAAAAAGGAACGATCCGTTTTTATGGATGCCCTGCGGAAGAAGGCGGATCAGGAAAAGTATACATGGTTAGAGAAGGTTTATTTAACGATGTAGATGTGGCCTTACATTGGCACCCGGGGAACCACAATGCCGCTAGTGCTGGCGCAGCGTTAGCCAATAAATCGGCTAAATTCAGATTTTATGGTGTTTCTGCACACGCTGCTGCATCACCTGAAAAAGGCCGTTCGGCATTGGATGGCGTAGAAAGTATGAATGCTATGGTAAATATGATGCGCGAGCATATTCCCCAAGAAGCACGGATACATTATGTAATTACGGATGGCGGAAAAGCACCTAATGTTGTTCCAGATTTTGCAGAAGTTTATTATTACGTGAGGCACAACAAAAGAGATGTGGTGATTAATCTATTTGAACGATTAACGAAAGCTGCCGAAGGGGCTGCTTTAGGCACGGGTACTACTATGGATTATGAAATGATTGGTGGCACACATGAATTATTACCCAACCTAAGCTTACAGAAAGTTATGCACGCTAATTTAACTACGGTAGGTGGGTTTACCTATACTCCTAAAGAACAATTATTTGCCGATGAAATTACACGTACATTAGGCTTACAAAAAACAGCTATGCAAAAAGTGACTGCTATAGCACCTTATGCTACGGAAGCAAAAGCTTTTGGATCAACAGATGTAGGAGATGTAAGTTTCGCTGTCCCCACTGCCGGACTAAGTACAGCAACCTGGGTACCAGGAACAGCGGCACATAGCTGGCAAGCGGTGGCTGCCGGAGGTACTTCTATAGGCTATAAAGGAATGATGACTGCCGCAAAAACCTTAGCATTAACCGCTATTGATGTATTTAAAAACCCTGCATTAATCATAGAGGCTAAAGCAGAACTAGAAGAAAAAAGAGGAAAAGATTTTAAATACATTCCCCTATTAGGGGATAGAAAACCAGCTTTAAATTACAGAAATTGA
- a CDS encoding RNA polymerase sigma factor — MSKELEHSFVTELENNQNIVHKVCTLYTNDKDAHNDLFQEITIQLWKAYPKFRGDAKFSTWMYRVALNTAITLYRKSKKSIRTIDYDSVIFKIKADEYDATEEQQLKLMYKAVKQLNDIDKALVFLYLEDKNYTEISETLGISEVNARVKMNRIKTKLRTILNP, encoded by the coding sequence GTGAGTAAAGAATTAGAGCATTCATTTGTAACTGAACTTGAGAACAATCAAAATATTGTTCACAAGGTTTGTACGCTGTATACCAATGATAAGGATGCTCATAATGATTTATTTCAAGAGATTACCATTCAACTCTGGAAAGCATATCCAAAGTTTAGAGGTGATGCAAAGTTTAGTACTTGGATGTACCGTGTAGCGTTAAATACAGCAATAACCCTATACAGAAAATCAAAGAAGAGTATACGTACCATTGATTACGATTCGGTAATATTTAAAATAAAAGCCGACGAATATGACGCAACAGAAGAACAACAGTTAAAATTAATGTATAAAGCTGTAAAGCAATTGAATGATATTGATAAGGCCTTAGTCTTTCTTTATTTAGAAGATAAAAATTATACAGAAATTTCTGAAACACTGGGTATCTCTGAAGTAAATGCAAGAGTGAAGATGAATAGGATCAAGACAAAATTAAGAACCATACTTAATCCATAA
- a CDS encoding 1-acyl-sn-glycerol-3-phosphate acyltransferase, with protein MPLFKKNPFGHNLFIKKWLIRILALLSHRRYKGFNTLEIEGADILRSLPDTNVLFVSNHQTYFADVVAMFHVFNASLSGRDNNIRNIGYIWKPKLNMYYVAAAETMKKSLLTKILAYAGSISVERTWRAEGKDVNRQVKMSDISNIGKALDDGWVITFPQGTTTPWKPLRKGTAHIIKKYKPIVVPVVIDGFRRSFDKKGLRVKKKGILQSMVVKAPLEIDYENESFEAIIEKLEYAIEQHPSFLKVISAKDLAALEEENKQRKWRV; from the coding sequence ATGCCCCTATTTAAGAAAAATCCTTTTGGACATAATTTATTTATTAAGAAATGGTTGATACGTATTTTAGCCTTGCTCTCGCATAGACGATATAAAGGTTTTAATACTTTAGAAATAGAAGGTGCAGACATTCTGCGTAGTCTGCCAGATACCAATGTATTGTTCGTAAGTAATCACCAGACCTACTTTGCAGATGTTGTGGCTATGTTTCATGTGTTTAATGCTAGTTTAAGTGGTCGGGATAATAATATTAGAAATATAGGGTATATCTGGAAACCGAAGCTTAACATGTATTATGTTGCAGCAGCGGAGACTATGAAAAAAAGTTTGTTAACAAAAATTTTGGCCTACGCAGGATCTATAAGCGTAGAACGTACCTGGAGAGCAGAAGGGAAAGATGTAAACAGACAGGTTAAAATGAGTGATATTTCTAATATAGGAAAAGCACTTGATGATGGTTGGGTAATTACTTTTCCACAAGGAACTACTACGCCTTGGAAACCCTTACGAAAAGGTACGGCGCATATTATTAAAAAATACAAACCTATTGTTGTGCCTGTGGTAATTGATGGTTTTAGACGTTCTTTTGATAAAAAAGGATTACGGGTTAAAAAGAAAGGTATTTTACAATCTATGGTGGTAAAAGCACCTTTAGAAATAGACTACGAAAACGAATCTTTTGAAGCTATAATTGAGAAATTAGAATATGCTATTGAGCAACATCCTTCCTTCTTAAAAGTAATCTCAGCCAAAGATTTAGCGGCCTTAGAAGAAGAAAATAAACAACGTAAATGGCGTGTTTAA
- a CDS encoding CoA pyrophosphatase, with protein MNFDDFSKRISKIKNLPLPGADSHYKMAPDIRIEELQKLDKAPKKARKAAVMSLFYPKAEETTLLLILRKTYKGVHSNQIGFPGGKAEKFDPDLLHTALRETHEEVGVLPEKVEVIKSLTELFIPPSNFEVQPYIGLYKKPSPFIIQEREVAALVEVSLQDFMDDTAIFSQNLTTSYAENIDVPAFKLNGYTVWGATAMMLSEVKELLKQVL; from the coding sequence ATGAATTTTGATGATTTTTCTAAACGGATTTCAAAAATAAAAAATCTACCGCTTCCGGGAGCAGATTCGCACTATAAAATGGCGCCAGATATCCGTATTGAAGAATTACAAAAACTAGATAAGGCACCAAAAAAAGCTCGTAAGGCTGCGGTAATGTCGCTTTTCTATCCAAAAGCAGAAGAAACTACCTTGTTATTAATTTTAAGAAAAACCTATAAAGGGGTACATTCTAATCAAATTGGTTTTCCTGGAGGTAAAGCAGAGAAGTTCGATCCCGATTTACTACATACCGCATTACGAGAAACTCATGAAGAAGTAGGCGTGCTGCCAGAAAAAGTAGAGGTGATAAAATCATTGACAGAACTCTTTATTCCTCCAAGTAATTTTGAAGTGCAGCCCTATATAGGCTTGTATAAAAAGCCTAGTCCGTTTATTATTCAAGAAAGAGAAGTTGCAGCCTTAGTTGAAGTTTCTTTGCAAGATTTCATGGATGATACCGCAATTTTTAGTCAAAATTTAACAACATCCTATGCGGAGAATATAGACGTACCTGCCTTTAAATTAAATGGTTACACGGTTTGGGGAGCTACTGCAATGATGTTAAGTGAAGTAAAAGAGTTATTAAAGCAAGTACTATAA
- a CDS encoding peptidylprolyl isomerase — protein sequence MIQKKFYFLAFSIALLASSCKDTPRETTPNSSTSEIKKDTIIEAPKEIEPEKFVLDEENAIPFFFEYEKTLKEDKVKITTNLGSFTIELYDNVPYHKANFIYLAKKGYFDSTLFHRVVKNFIIQGGNSDNPETGKKRAEIGRYLLPPDTKKGYKHHRGTISMPSSELDNPHKLASPFEFFIVVTKPGSYHLDSTYTAFGKVIEGMDVVDLINSQPVEQGDWPIQNIHILKAEAF from the coding sequence ATGATACAAAAAAAGTTCTATTTTTTAGCCTTCAGCATTGCCCTTTTGGCTTCTTCTTGCAAAGATACGCCAAGAGAAACAACTCCAAATTCTTCTACTTCTGAGATTAAGAAAGATACAATTATTGAAGCACCCAAAGAAATAGAGCCAGAGAAATTTGTGCTAGATGAAGAAAATGCTATACCTTTTTTCTTCGAATATGAAAAAACTTTAAAAGAGGATAAGGTTAAAATAACTACTAATTTAGGCAGTTTTACTATTGAACTTTATGATAACGTACCGTATCACAAAGCTAATTTTATCTACTTAGCCAAAAAAGGATATTTTGATTCTACTCTTTTTCATCGGGTGGTGAAAAATTTTATTATCCAGGGAGGAAACTCAGATAATCCAGAAACAGGAAAGAAACGTGCCGAAATTGGTCGGTATTTATTACCCCCAGACACAAAAAAGGGATACAAACATCATAGAGGTACTATCTCTATGCCCAGCAGTGAGTTAGATAACCCTCATAAATTAGCCTCTCCTTTTGAATTTTTTATTGTGGTAACAAAACCAGGCTCTTATCATTTAGATAGTACCTACACTGCATTTGGTAAAGTCATTGAAGGTATGGATGTGGTAGACCTCATTAATAGTCAACCTGTTGAACAAGGCGATTGGCCAATACAAAACATACACATTCTAAAAGCAGAAGCTTTTTAA
- a CDS encoding trimeric intracellular cation channel family protein has product MFYFAIDILGIIAFSISGVMMAMDKRLDIFGVFIIAFVTAVGGGTLRDILIGSTPVVWLQDMVYLATILGSVTAAVIFRNQLKYLRRSLFLFDTIGIGLYTMVGIQKGIAIGLHPVMCVGLGTITASFGGVIRDILCNEIPVIFRKEVYATACILGGIGYFLLEKLPLKDAYPYVGGIIIVITVRLLAVHFKITLPNIYKPIEEV; this is encoded by the coding sequence ATGTTTTATTTTGCAATTGATATTTTAGGGATTATTGCGTTCTCTATTTCAGGAGTGATGATGGCGATGGATAAAAGGCTAGACATTTTCGGAGTGTTTATTATTGCCTTCGTTACTGCCGTTGGTGGTGGTACGCTGCGTGATATTTTAATAGGAAGTACTCCTGTAGTGTGGTTGCAGGATATGGTTTACTTAGCTACCATATTAGGGAGCGTAACGGCTGCCGTTATTTTTAGAAATCAATTAAAATACCTGCGTAGGTCTTTATTTTTATTTGATACTATTGGTATTGGCTTATATACTATGGTAGGAATTCAAAAAGGGATTGCCATTGGTCTTCACCCTGTTATGTGTGTGGGTTTAGGGACTATTACCGCTAGTTTTGGAGGGGTTATAAGAGATATTTTGTGTAATGAAATTCCTGTAATTTTCAGAAAAGAAGTTTATGCCACCGCATGTATTTTAGGCGGAATAGGGTATTTTTTATTAGAAAAACTACCATTAAAAGACGCCTATCCATATGTAGGGGGTATTATAATTGTAATCACCGTTCGGTTACTGGCGGTGCATTTTAAAATTACGCTACCAAATATTTACAAACCCATTGAGGAAGTTTAG
- a CDS encoding RDD family protein: MEQFQIETAQNISISQNTAHLGDRMLAFLIDTLIIVAYYILVIILMVSLDLDSGDSWTMYMLFSLPPFLYYLLLETFNNGKTVGKSALKIRVVKLDGSNPTFANYFVRWILRILDISLSSGGVAVLTILLRGNGQRVGDMAAGTTVISEKKRISIRDTVLRELPEGYVPKFPQVTVFSDREMQTIKQMFDDARRKGDHNVIVELSKKIKDVAVITTDIMAIEFVDIVIKDYSYYTQD, from the coding sequence ATGGAACAATTTCAAATAGAAACCGCTCAAAATATTAGTATAAGTCAAAATACGGCTCATTTAGGAGATAGAATGCTGGCGTTTTTAATCGATACCCTCATAATTGTAGCCTATTATATCTTGGTTATAATCCTTATGGTTTCTTTAGATTTAGATTCTGGAGATTCTTGGACGATGTATATGCTGTTTTCCTTACCTCCGTTTTTGTACTATTTATTATTGGAAACCTTTAATAATGGTAAAACGGTTGGGAAAAGTGCTTTAAAAATTAGAGTGGTGAAACTTGACGGATCTAACCCTACATTTGCAAATTATTTTGTTCGATGGATTTTGCGAATTTTGGATATATCTTTAAGCTCAGGTGGGGTTGCGGTATTAACAATTTTGCTCCGTGGTAATGGCCAACGCGTAGGAGATATGGCTGCAGGGACCACCGTTATTAGTGAGAAGAAAAGAATAAGTATTAGAGATACTGTGCTAAGAGAATTACCAGAAGGTTATGTGCCTAAGTTTCCTCAAGTAACGGTATTTAGTGATCGCGAAATGCAAACCATTAAGCAAATGTTTGATGATGCCCGTAGAAAAGGAGATCATAACGTGATTGTAGAATTAAGTAAAAAAATTAAAGATGTAGCTGTAATTACGACAGATATCATGGCTATAGAATTTGTAGATATTGTTATTAAAGATTATAGTTATTACACACAAGATTAG
- a CDS encoding stage II sporulation protein M, with protein sequence MREAAFVKQNKDKWTTFENVLAKKTEINPDELSDLYIEITDHLSYAKTFYPQSNTEFFLNTLAGQAHRQIYKTKRESKNRIVRFWKTEFPTMFYHHQRELLIAFLVFGFFVAVGVFSSASQGDFVRSILGDGYVNMTLENIENNDPMKVYKEQGEFNMFLGITINNIRVALMAFVYGILLGVGTIYVLLRNGLMLGSFQYFFFEKGLGWESVRTIWIHGTIEISVIIIAGCAGLVLANGLLFPGTYPRIDSFKMGVVNGLKIVVSTIPFFVIAGFLEGFITRHTEMPDWLAIFIILASLSLIIFYYIIYPIQLHKKNQPHE encoded by the coding sequence ATGCGCGAGGCTGCTTTCGTCAAACAAAATAAAGACAAATGGACAACTTTTGAAAATGTCCTAGCAAAGAAAACAGAAATAAATCCTGATGAACTTTCTGACCTTTATATTGAAATTACAGATCACTTAAGTTATGCTAAGACCTTCTATCCGCAAAGTAATACTGAATTTTTTCTAAATACATTAGCAGGTCAAGCCCATAGGCAAATCTATAAAACAAAACGAGAATCTAAGAACCGTATTGTACGCTTTTGGAAAACAGAATTTCCGACCATGTTTTACCACCACCAGCGAGAACTATTAATTGCTTTTCTAGTCTTTGGTTTTTTTGTTGCTGTAGGTGTTTTCTCTTCGGCCAGCCAAGGAGACTTTGTCCGTTCTATTTTAGGCGATGGCTATGTAAATATGACTCTTGAAAACATAGAGAACAATGACCCCATGAAAGTATATAAGGAACAAGGGGAATTTAATATGTTTCTAGGAATAACAATTAATAATATTAGAGTAGCACTCATGGCTTTCGTTTACGGCATATTGCTTGGCGTAGGTACTATCTATGTGCTTCTTAGAAATGGTTTAATGCTAGGCTCTTTTCAGTACTTCTTCTTTGAAAAAGGCTTGGGATGGGAATCTGTAAGAACCATTTGGATACATGGTACTATAGAAATATCTGTAATCATTATTGCGGGATGCGCAGGCCTAGTACTCGCTAACGGCCTATTGTTTCCAGGTACCTACCCCAGAATAGATTCTTTTAAAATGGGTGTAGTAAACGGATTAAAAATTGTGGTGAGTACCATCCCATTTTTTGTCATCGCTGGTTTTTTAGAAGGCTTTATCACTAGACATACAGAAATGCCAGATTGGTTAGCTATTTTCATTATTCTGGCTTCCTTATCTTTAATTATATTTTACTATATTATTTACCCTATACAACTCCATAAAAAAAACCAACCACATGAATAA
- a CDS encoding DUF4129 domain-containing protein, whose amino-acid sequence MSKLLFLFLIFCSFLVPIQAQQDSLVRYDDTRLTVKEITKDDLNTYQGDPDFNYEENVKEASWLDDVWAWFQNILKRMFEWIFGIDAAVGPLAFFLKILPYLLLSFLIFLLIRFFINANLRNQNNSATNANSVGLSEEENIIKNENIDDLIANAVANKEYRLAIRYSYLMILKLLTDKDMIQWELQKTNSDYLNELTQEQLKSPFKASTRLYEYIWYGDFTIDESKYQKAALAFATLKKNINENS is encoded by the coding sequence ATGAGCAAACTGCTATTTCTTTTTTTAATTTTCTGTAGTTTCCTAGTACCTATACAGGCACAGCAAGATTCGTTAGTACGCTATGACGATACCCGTTTAACAGTTAAAGAAATTACAAAGGATGACCTTAATACCTATCAAGGTGATCCTGATTTTAATTATGAAGAAAATGTAAAAGAGGCTTCCTGGTTAGATGATGTTTGGGCTTGGTTTCAAAATATCCTTAAACGCATGTTTGAATGGATCTTTGGTATAGATGCTGCTGTAGGACCATTAGCATTTTTCCTAAAAATACTTCCGTACCTTTTGTTGTCATTTTTAATATTTCTCTTAATTCGTTTCTTTATAAATGCGAATTTGCGCAACCAAAACAACAGCGCAACCAATGCCAATAGCGTTGGCTTATCTGAAGAAGAAAATATTATTAAAAACGAAAATATTGATGATCTTATTGCGAATGCTGTAGCTAATAAAGAGTACCGCTTAGCCATCCGATATTCATATTTAATGATTTTAAAACTCCTTACGGATAAGGATATGATTCAATGGGAATTGCAGAAGACCAATTCAGATTATCTAAATGAACTAACGCAAGAACAATTAAAATCACCCTTTAAAGCCAGTACCCGCCTCTATGAATATATTTGGTATGGCGATTTTACGATAGATGAATCCAAGTATCAAAAAGCTGCCTTAGCTTTTGCTACTTTAAAAAAGAACATCAATGAAAATTCGTAA
- a CDS encoding DUF4350 domain-containing protein, protein MKIRKTNIIYIIIGVFTLALILYLEYNKKEELNWFPSYVAQHKIPYGTKVFNDILEQKFATTTPVTVPPFKFLESKDTEEQSTYLFINNSVSFQKAELEALLDWTAKGNTLFIASSNFEKELLDTLHLETKSLFGDEGLAHEFQHRLVNPQLNSKIKYQFKKSYSTMYFSQLDTLNTVVIGEVSNGSGNNSDFETHPNSIQQQFGAGKIILTTFPIAFTNYFILKDNNRNYTAGMLSYIDEEKPIYIDAYYKSGKKFYTSPMYIFLNTKELKWAYYMIIIGALVYVLFEGKRKQRAVPIVKPLQNQTLAFTRTIAEMYYEKGDRKAIAQHKISYFLEYIRSHFYLNTSEVNEDFFENLAARTHHDPHEIKDLFLIFSSIKHKEFITDAALIQLNTAIENFKSKAHGK, encoded by the coding sequence ATGAAAATTCGTAAAACAAACATCATTTATATCATTATAGGGGTATTCACCTTAGCGCTCATATTATACCTAGAGTACAATAAGAAAGAAGAACTCAATTGGTTCCCTTCTTATGTGGCTCAACATAAAATTCCTTATGGGACTAAGGTATTTAATGATATTTTAGAACAGAAATTTGCAACCACCACCCCTGTAACGGTACCTCCTTTTAAGTTTCTTGAATCAAAAGATACCGAAGAACAAAGTACGTATCTCTTTATCAATAATTCGGTTTCATTCCAAAAAGCAGAATTAGAAGCCCTCTTAGATTGGACAGCCAAAGGAAATACATTATTTATTGCCTCTTCTAATTTTGAAAAAGAATTATTAGACACTCTGCATTTAGAAACAAAAAGTCTTTTTGGCGATGAAGGTTTGGCGCATGAATTTCAACACCGTTTGGTAAATCCGCAATTAAATTCTAAAATAAAATATCAATTTAAAAAAAGTTATAGCACCATGTATTTTAGCCAATTGGATACGCTAAATACGGTGGTTATCGGAGAAGTATCTAATGGTTCTGGGAATAATTCAGATTTTGAGACACATCCTAATAGTATTCAACAACAATTCGGGGCTGGAAAAATTATTCTAACCACCTTCCCTATAGCCTTTACTAATTACTTTATTTTAAAAGATAATAACAGAAATTATACGGCTGGGATGTTGTCGTATATAGATGAAGAAAAACCAATCTATATAGACGCTTATTATAAAAGCGGCAAAAAATTCTATACGTCTCCTATGTATATTTTTTTAAATACAAAAGAGTTAAAATGGGCGTACTACATGATTATTATTGGAGCATTAGTCTATGTACTTTTTGAAGGGAAACGGAAACAAAGAGCGGTACCAATTGTTAAGCCATTACAGAATCAAACCTTAGCGTTCACCAGGACTATTGCAGAAATGTATTATGAAAAGGGAGATCGTAAAGCTATTGCACAACACAAGATAAGTTACTTCTTAGAATACATTCGGTCTCATTTTTATTTAAACACCTCAGAAGTTAACGAAGACTTTTTTGAAAATCTTGCGGCAAGAACGCATCATGACCCACATGAAATTAAAGACTTGTTTTTAATCTTTAGCTCAATAAAACACAAAGAATTTATAACCGATGCAGCTTTGATACAACTCAATACTGCTATAGAAAATTTTAAATCAAAAGCTCATGGAAAATAA
- a CDS encoding MoxR family ATPase — translation MENNDTNTNDLSFDNRIPLEDLKNAVEAIKTELAKVIIGQENFIELLIVSLLVEGHVLIEGVPGIAKTVTAKLFAKTLQTDFSRIQFTPDLMPSDILGTSIFNVKTSEFEFKKGPIFSNIILIDEINRAPAKTQAAMFEIMEEVQVTMDGTTYKIAEPFMVLATQNPIEQEGTYALPEAQLDRFLFKIKVDYPILEEEIKIIQTHHDRKGSKPQGLINAVISPEKLLDYKQKIQEIVVEEKIIRYIAEIISKTRNHPHLYLGGSPRASIATLNAAKAFAAIDGRDFVIPNDIKRALVPVLNHRVILTPEREMEGMSTDSVIKMIMESVEIPR, via the coding sequence ATGGAAAATAACGATACCAATACAAACGATTTAAGTTTTGATAACAGAATACCCTTAGAAGATTTGAAGAATGCTGTAGAAGCTATAAAAACAGAATTGGCCAAAGTAATTATTGGGCAAGAAAATTTTATAGAATTATTAATTGTTTCTCTCTTAGTAGAGGGTCATGTGCTTATAGAAGGAGTGCCTGGAATAGCAAAAACGGTTACGGCAAAACTGTTTGCAAAAACGTTACAAACAGATTTTAGTCGTATCCAATTTACGCCAGACTTGATGCCTAGTGATATTTTAGGAACTTCTATTTTTAATGTAAAAACTTCTGAATTTGAATTTAAAAAAGGGCCTATTTTTTCTAATATTATTTTAATTGACGAAATAAACCGTGCTCCTGCTAAAACACAAGCTGCCATGTTTGAAATCATGGAAGAGGTACAAGTAACTATGGATGGTACTACTTATAAAATAGCCGAACCGTTTATGGTCTTAGCCACACAAAATCCTATTGAACAAGAAGGCACATATGCATTACCAGAGGCACAATTAGACCGTTTCTTGTTCAAAATTAAGGTAGACTACCCTATATTAGAAGAGGAAATAAAGATTATACAAACGCATCATGATCGCAAAGGAAGTAAGCCTCAAGGATTAATAAATGCAGTGATTTCTCCTGAAAAACTGTTAGATTATAAGCAAAAGATTCAAGAGATTGTAGTAGAGGAAAAAATTATAAGATATATCGCAGAAATTATTTCTAAAACACGTAATCATCCACATTTATATCTAGGAGGTTCTCCAAGAGCTAGTATTGCTACATTGAATGCTGCAAAAGCCTTTGCTGCCATTGATGGGCGCGATTTTGTAATCCCTAATGATATCAAGCGAGCTTTAGTTCCTGTCTTGAATCACAGGGTTATCTTAACACCAGAACGTGAAATGGAAGGCATGAGTACCGATAGCGTAATCAAAATGATTATGGAATCTGTTGAGATACCGAGGTAG
- a CDS encoding DUF58 domain-containing protein, with the protein MNFLKSFYIHNSFFRYIAILSALFIVSYWVKWLYPIAWITTFFLMSLFVLDIFLLYRSKNGIDASRIAPQKLSNSDHNTITLNFRSFYPFKVLITIIDELPVQFQKRDFEYPTTLTKGDKKQFDYTVRPVDRGEYVFGNLNIFVSSTLKMVKRRYIFQKDEMVPVYPSIIQMQQYDFLAMSNNLTEFGLKKIRRIGHTQEFEQIKEYIAGDDFRTINWKATAKRSQLMVNQYQDEKSQPIYSIIDTGRVMKMPFNELKLVDYAINSTLAFSNVALKKNDKTGMISFSKKIETFLPAVQKITYLNTILEKLYNITTAFTDSDFGLLYAHIKRKVNHRSLLLLYTNFEHISAMRRQLPFLTAIAKKHVLVVIFFENTELKELIETNAEDIQSIYHKTIAEKFSLEKRLMQKELQQYGIQTILTKPEHLTVNTINKYLEIKARGLL; encoded by the coding sequence ATGAATTTTTTAAAATCGTTTTACATACATAATTCCTTTTTTAGGTATATCGCTATTTTATCAGCGTTATTTATTGTGTCGTATTGGGTAAAATGGCTTTATCCTATTGCTTGGATAACTACATTTTTTCTAATGAGCCTTTTTGTTTTAGATATCTTTTTATTGTACCGCTCCAAAAATGGCATCGATGCCAGCCGAATAGCCCCTCAGAAACTATCAAATAGCGATCATAATACCATCACTTTAAATTTTAGAAGTTTTTACCCTTTCAAAGTACTTATCACGATTATTGATGAGCTACCCGTACAATTTCAAAAAAGAGATTTTGAATACCCTACAACGCTTACAAAAGGAGATAAGAAACAATTTGATTACACGGTACGCCCCGTAGATCGTGGTGAATATGTTTTTGGAAATTTAAATATTTTTGTTTCTTCAACCTTAAAAATGGTAAAACGCAGGTATATATTTCAGAAAGATGAAATGGTTCCTGTGTACCCTAGTATTATTCAAATGCAACAGTATGATTTTCTTGCAATGAGTAATAATTTAACCGAATTTGGGCTTAAAAAAATTCGTAGAATTGGTCACACCCAAGAGTTTGAACAAATTAAAGAATATATTGCTGGTGATGATTTTAGAACCATTAATTGGAAAGCCACTGCTAAAAGAAGTCAGCTGATGGTAAATCAATACCAGGATGAAAAATCACAACCTATCTATTCTATTATAGATACTGGAAGAGTCATGAAAATGCCTTTCAACGAGCTTAAATTAGTCGATTATGCCATTAATTCTACCTTAGCTTTTTCTAACGTCGCTTTAAAAAAGAATGATAAAACGGGGATGATTTCTTTTTCTAAAAAGATTGAAACTTTTCTACCTGCAGTTCAAAAAATTACCTATTTAAATACTATTTTAGAAAAACTATATAACATCACTACGGCCTTTACAGATTCTGATTTTGGTTTGCTCTACGCACATATTAAAAGAAAGGTAAACCACAGAAGTCTGCTTTTACTATATACCAATTTTGAACATATTTCTGCCATGCGCAGACAGCTTCCCTTTTTAACCGCTATCGCAAAAAAACATGTGTTAGTAGTTATCTTTTTTGAAAATACAGAGTTAAAAGAACTTATAGAAACCAATGCAGAAGACATTCAAAGCATTTATCACAAAACAATTGCTGAGAAATTTTCCTTAGAAAAGCGATTAATGCAGAAAGAACTGCAACAATATGGCATACAAACCATACTTACAAAACCAGAACATCTTACCGTAAACACCATAAATAAATATTTAGAGATAAAGGCGAGAGGCCTATTATAA